Proteins co-encoded in one Opitutus terrae PB90-1 genomic window:
- a CDS encoding ATP-binding protein, which produces MTSRTDDDASVPIASFSTPTDLRPFVQLTAGLAPPLNTLLTTITGRTMMLLGDPALDEQTRERLNEIYMAGERAVSLTRQLLFLSGRSPPQLRTLDLNALATQLTTVLQRSLHRGLTLELGLAPGLRLVRADADMLEQILVALTRNASDAMPHGGECRVSTANVVLTAAEAARHAGPRAGEFVTVVVADTGTGIAPEVLPRLFEPFVTTKPPGHGAGLGLAAAYSILQQHQGWLAVKSTPGAGTEFTVFLPAAPSDAVPDEPAIRDDRSSLGHPTILFVEDDPLTREFTTAVLQDLGYRVLQAGTAADARETWKWHRSRIRLLLTDVVLDGRQSGLDLAAQLRAAAPGLGVIFTSGHGRAILDRAPALPGGIFLQKPFRTQALACALRTVLDTPVS; this is translated from the coding sequence ATGACCTCGCGCACCGATGACGACGCGAGCGTTCCGATCGCGTCATTTTCCACGCCAACCGACCTGCGGCCGTTTGTGCAGCTCACCGCCGGGTTGGCGCCCCCGCTCAACACGCTGCTGACGACGATCACCGGCCGCACAATGATGCTGTTGGGTGATCCCGCGCTCGATGAGCAAACGCGCGAACGGCTGAATGAAATCTATATGGCCGGAGAACGCGCCGTCAGTCTGACCCGGCAGTTGCTGTTTCTTAGCGGTCGTTCGCCGCCGCAGCTGCGGACGCTCGATCTCAATGCGCTGGCCACCCAGTTGACCACCGTGCTGCAACGGTCGCTGCACCGCGGCCTCACGCTGGAACTAGGACTCGCGCCCGGGCTGCGCCTCGTCCGCGCGGACGCCGACATGCTCGAACAGATACTCGTCGCCCTGACGCGCAACGCCAGCGACGCGATGCCGCACGGGGGCGAGTGTCGCGTGAGCACCGCCAATGTTGTCCTCACCGCCGCCGAGGCGGCCCGGCACGCGGGCCCACGGGCCGGTGAATTCGTCACAGTGGTCGTCGCTGACACCGGCACCGGCATCGCGCCCGAAGTGCTGCCGCGGCTGTTCGAGCCGTTTGTCACGACCAAGCCGCCAGGGCACGGCGCCGGCCTTGGCCTGGCCGCCGCGTACAGCATCCTGCAGCAGCACCAAGGCTGGCTGGCGGTCAAATCCACTCCCGGCGCCGGCACGGAGTTCACGGTGTTCCTCCCCGCCGCCCCCAGCGACGCCGTGCCCGACGAGCCGGCGATACGGGACGATCGTTCTAGCCTTGGTCATCCGACCATCCTCTTTGTGGAGGACGACCCACTGACGCGTGAATTCACGACCGCCGTCCTGCAGGATCTCGGTTACCGTGTGTTACAGGCCGGCACCGCCGCCGACGCGCGGGAGACGTGGAAATGGCACCGCTCGCGGATCCGGCTGCTCCTCACGGACGTGGTGTTGGACGGTCGCCAAAGCGGCCTGGACCTCGCTGCCCAGCTCCGGGCCGCTGCTCCCGGACTCGGCGTGATCTTCACGAGCGGCCACGGCCGCGCGATCCTCGATCGCGCTCCTGCACTCCCGGGCGGCATCTTCCTGCAGAAACCCTTCCGTACGCAGGCGCTGGCCTGCGCGCTTCGGACCGTGCTCGACACTCCTGTATCATGA